A DNA window from Macrobrachium rosenbergii isolate ZJJX-2024 chromosome 41, ASM4041242v1, whole genome shotgun sequence contains the following coding sequences:
- the LOC136827085 gene encoding uncharacterized protein: protein MSSTLVASLGLFEDPLRPGEPVSVAVQGRESIQVAELNDVVLQADTVLNSLLEEVYKKLVPWVSAKRPLTYHLLKKSLLETCSLPVAEQAACALDLAVSPRQDQSVTESWGMIQDLLTLPDTDGSGKQPDISLSRELLLCQLLPEVCTQIPEPYAMPLEVLIRTAQQLTDSVKATKRAPVPSNLISAIQQVGGSEEEISAVARRRPPSHSRWNPLGPYYYHSRMMLVDTGAVRSIFPLSREDGKRSPDPAAFLTAANGSPILSYGTRLLLISILGQRYAWDFVVADVRTLLLGADFLAHFGLAVDVSRKCLLDTNSCQSLPLATGPKAPTICSVTPHQYSQLLKKFPDVFRPELRQVPGAPAKHGIYHHIKTKGPLHTQCSEGFQERLRRNGTDGNMQEGLQPVGLPSPHGAETGWLMETLRRLQVPVAPEDVLKIAIITPFGSYVFAFSTFGLRNAGATFQRLMDSILGDLKFYVCYVDDILIFSRSHKEHQRHIQAVLQHLQENGLVVRNPEGPTKVLSVGTQPAAGLLPDEGRPRGGNRLGPPGPHRSPPAHDGRQQCRMQSRPGAGCRWRPPAHRLLQQEVQPRRGPLQYLRQGTLRSIPGSPALQVHPGGHTLHNLHGPPGRMVFQKQRHLVAIAEFICSVKYLPGKKNPVADAHSRIELNVVQLGINYKDLSREKAADPETPAYRTAITSLKWRDVPLAPGGPNLLCDVSTSQPRPLVPTSRTHQVFGVIHGLSHPSSRMTVKLLSEKFVWHGVQKDARTWARQCLQCQTSKVGCHTESGLPWVLLGLRTALRADGDPSAAEKTYSEPLIVLGELVTEDRHNPSVQRLRDIVGKFAPCKRTYTDRLVTFMLPGLSSTTHVFVRDDAVRPPLTRSYRGPRCVLERKNNAFLLALHGKNDWVSVDRIKPLPPGGGHRCHHTTPHPPPGQSSPQPATCKK, encoded by the exons AAGTCCCTcctcgagacctgctccctgccggtcgccgAGCAGGCCGCctgtgccctcgacctcgccgtcagcccacggcaggatcagagcgtcacagagtcatggggcatgatacaggacctcctcaccctccctgACACCGATGGCAGTGGAAAGCAACCTGatataagcctgtcgcgggagctgctcctctgtcagctcctcccggaggtctgcACTCAAATCCCAGAGCCCTATgccatgcccctcgaggtcctgATCCGCACGGCGCAGCAGCTTACTGACTCTGTAAAGGCAACGAAGCGGGCACCAGTGCCCTCAAACCTCATCAGCGCCATCCAACAGGTGGGGGgctcagaggaggagataagtgcCGTCGCCAGGAGGCGCCCACCGTCTCACAGCAGGTGGAATCCACTGGGACCTTACTATTACCACAGTCg gatgatgttggtcgacacaggggccgttagatcaatcttcccgctgTCCAGAGAGGACGGCAAGCGATCACCGGAcccagctgccttcctgacggcagccaacgggtcccccatcctctcctacggcaccaggctcctgttgatctccatccttggccagaggtatgCCTGGGACTTTGTAGTCGCAGACGTGaggaccctgctcctgggtgcggatttccttgcccacttcgggctggcagttgacgtcAGTCGGAAGTGCCTCCTCGACaccaactcctgccagtccctcccgttagcaacgggacccaaagcgcctaccatctgctccgtcaccccccaccagtactcacagctgctgaagaaGTTCCCGGACGtattcaggcccgagctccgccaggtaCCAGGGGCCCCAgctaaacatggcatctaccaccacataaaaacaaagggccccctaCACACGCAATGTTCCGAAGGCTTCCAAGAACGCCTTCGCCGAAATGGAacggatgggaatatgcaagaaggcctccagcccgtgggccttccctctccacatggtgcagaaactggatggctcatggagaccctgcggcgactacag gtaccagttgcgcCAGAGGATGTCCTGAAAatcgccatcatcacgcctttcgggtcctatgtcttcgccttctccaccttcggcctgaggaacgcaggggcgactttccagcggctcatggacagcatcctgggggacttGAAGTTCTACGTCTGCtatgtggatgatatccttatattttccaggtcccacaaagagcaccagaggcacatccaggcagtcctgcagcacctgcaggagaatggcctcgtcgtaaG AAACCCTGAggggccaaccaaagtccttagtgtggggacccagccagcagcaggccttctccctgatgaaggccgccctcgcggaggcaaccgccttggcccaccaggaccccaccgctcccctccagctcacgacggacgccagcaatgtcGCATGCagagccgtcctggagcaggttgtCGATGGCgtcccccagcccatcgccttcttcagcaagaagttcaaccccgcagaggcccgctacagtaccttcgacagggaactctgcgcagtataccgggcagtccggcacttcaagttcatCCTGGAGggcacacccttcacaatctacacggaccaccaggacgcatggtcttccagaagCAGCGACACCTcgtggccatcgcggagttcatcTGCTcagtcaaatacctccccggcaagaagaaccctgtggcagacgcccACTCCAGGATCGAGCTTAAcgtggtgcagctcgggatcaactacaagGACCTCTCCAGGGAGAAGgctgccgacccagagactccagcctaccgcaccgccatcacgtctcTGAAGTGGAGGgatgtgcccctcgcccctgggggcccaaatctcctctgcgatgTCAGTACCAgccagccccgccccctggtgcccacctCCCGCACCCACCAGGTGTTCggcgtcatccacgggctgtcccacccctccagcaggatgacggtcaagctgctgtcagagaagtttgtctggcacggagtgcagaaggatgcgaggacctgggcgaggcagtgcctgcagtgccaaaccagcaaagtggGCTGTCACACCGAGTCTGGG ctgccgtgggtcctccttgggctgagAACAGCCCTCAGGGCTGACGGTGACCCGTcagcagctgagaaaacctataGCGAGCCCCTCATAGTCCTGGGTGAGCTAGTGacagaggaccgccacaacccatctgtccagaggcttcgcgacatagtcggcaagttcgccccctgtaagCGTACATATACAGACAGGTTGGTCACCTTCATGCTgcccggcttgtcctccaccacccacgtcttcgtcagggatgacgccgtccgccccCCACTGACCAGGTCTTACAGGGGGCCCCGCTGCGTGctggaaaggaaaaacaatgcATTCCTTCTCGCCCTGCACgggaagaacgactgggtgtcggtagaccgcATCAAGCCCctccctcctggaggaggacacagatgcCACCACACCACACCACACCCTCCGCCTGGACAGTCGTCGCCTCAGCCGGCCACCTGTAAAAAGTAG